From a single Rutidosis leptorrhynchoides isolate AG116_Rl617_1_P2 chromosome 5, CSIRO_AGI_Rlap_v1, whole genome shotgun sequence genomic region:
- the LOC139846996 gene encoding T-complex protein 1 subunit zeta 1, with protein sequence MSIRVLNPNAEVLNKSAALHMNINAAKGLQDVLKTNLGPKGTIKMLVGGAGDIKLTKDGNTLLKEMQIQNPTAIMIARTAVAQDDISGDGTTSTVIFIGELMKQSERYIDEGMHPRVLVDGFEIAKRATLQFLEKFKTPVVMGDEPDKEILKMVARTTLRTKLYEALADQLTDIVANAVLCIRKPEEPIDLFMVEIMHMRHKFDVDTRLVEGLVLDHGSRHPDMKRRAENCYIMTLNVSLEYEKSEINAGFFYSNAEQREAMVAAERRSVDERVRKIIELKNKVCDGTDKNFVVINQKGIDPPSLDLLARAGIVALRRAKRRNMERLVLACGGEALNSVDDLTPDCLGWAGLVYEHVLGEEKYTFVEEVKHPHSCTILIKGPNDHTIAQIKDAVRDGLRSVKNTIEDEAVVLGAGAFEVAARQHLMNDIKKSVKGRAQLGIQAFADALLVVPKTLADNSGLDTQDVIISLTGEHDKGNIVGLNQHTGEPIDPQMEGIFDNYAVKRQIINSGPVIASQLLLVDEVIRAGRNMRKPT encoded by the exons ATGTCAATTCGAGTATTAAACCCTAATGCTGAAGTATTGAACAAATCGGCTGCACTTCATATGAATATTAATGCTGCTAAAGGCTTACAAGATGTTCTCAAAACCAATCTCGGCCCTAAAGGCACTATCAAAAT gcTTGTTGGTGGAGCTGGTGATATCAAATTGACTAAGGATGGCAACACTTTGCTAAAAGAGATG CAAATTCAAAACCCTACCGCGATAATGATTGCTAGGACAGCTGTTGCACAAGATGATATAAGTGGAGATGGGACAACATCCACGGTCATCTTCATTGGTGAGCTTATGAAACAGTCTGAGCGCTATATTGATGAAG GGATGCATCCACGTGTTTTGGTGGATGGTTTTGAAATTGCCAAAAGAGCAACACTGCAGTTTCTTGAGAAATTTAAAACACCGGTTGTTATGGGTGATGAGCCAGACAAAGAGATACTTAAGATGGTTGCAAGGACAACATTGAGAACAAAG CTGTATGAAGCATTGGCTGATCAGTTGACTGACATAGTTGCTAACGCA GTCCTTTGCATCCGCAAGCCAGAAGAACCTATTGACCTATTTATGGTTGAGATTATGCACATGCGCCACAAATTTGATGTTGATACTCGTCTG gttgagggcCTTGTTCTTGACCATGGATCTAGGCATCCAGATATGAAAAGGAGGGCTGAAAATTGCTACATTATGACCTTGAATGTATCATTGGAGTATGAGAAAAG TGAAATAAATGCTGGATTTTTTTATTCAAATGCTGAACAAAGAGAAGCAATGGTTGCTGCTGAAAGACGTTCTGTTGATGAGAGAGTGAGGAAAATTATTGAGCTGAAAAATAAG GTCTGCGATGGAACCGATAAAAACTTTGTGGTTATAAATCAAAAAGGAATTGATCCTCCATCCTTGGATCTTCTTGCGAGGGCCGGG ATTGTTGCTCTAAGAAGAGCTAAGAGGAGAAATATGGAGAGATTGGTTTTGGCTTGTGGTGGAGAGGCACTCAACTCTGTAGATGACTTAACTCCTGATTGCCTTGGATGGGCTGGACTGGTTTACGAGCATGTTCTCGGGGAAGAAAAATACACCTTTGTTGAAGAAGTAAAGCATCCACACTCGTGCACTATTCTAATAAAAG GACCGAATGACCATACGATTGCCCAAATTAAGGATGCTGTTAGAGATGGTTTGCGATCTGTCAAAAATACCATTGAAGATGAAGCAGTTGTTTTA GGTGCTGGGGCTTTTGAAGTTGCTGCTCGACAGCACTTGATGAATGATATTAAAAAATCAGTTAAAGGG CGTGCTCAGCTCGGTATTCAAGCTTTTGCTGATGCTCTTCTTGTCGTGCCCAAAACGCTTGCTGACAACTCGGGACTCGACACACAGGACGTCATAATTTCGTTAACG GGAGAGCATGACAAGGGTAACATTGTGGGGCTAAATCAGCACACGGGGGAGCCAATCGACCCTCAAATGGAGGGTATTTTTGACAATTATGCTGTGAAGCGTCAAATTATAAACTCCGG CCCGGTAATTGCATCACAGCTGCTACTTGTGGATGAAGTGATTCGCGCAGGTCGCAATATGAGAAAGCCAACTTAA